In Necator americanus strain Aroian chromosome IV, whole genome shotgun sequence, the following proteins share a genomic window:
- a CDS encoding hypothetical protein (NECATOR_CHRIV.G13541.T1): MKVGFIGVTIQQLEQWSEDVRFDEYDGWATGCRSGATGSCTGGTISPKMSRKLGTLASLRKDDHDSGEESDGGQQSFFVGGSEHSGQQVLGPERPDRDNTDMVERVFVAARQHGAEALTASGISSQHPHGHRSMGGGVRLGDTSSTPQLPVNESSSGESDTNESDEVVVELFMWENGFSIDDGPLRSFEEPENRQFLESIMQGRVPAELLAAHPRRRIDLRMQRRSGPYEPPKLKPFQGTGVRLGAVVPQIVSSPAAPSSSSPTDHDNVAKAQDSVNLDVNSPVTQVQIRLPDGQRVSGKFNQSHTVSAIRHFLVTAYPDLAATAFQLMTTYPNKIIDDETVALKEAGLLNAVVVVKLIQMSLKEWMGIDKMQKFMRIIKQMGGVRVALKKRYLMDVTRVGTLVGTDKFGNRYYEDNSYFMPRNRWVEYPDKVWLDYDPSQIPPEWHRWLHHIGDDTPTQNPPKNEKWVLQHEENLTIFEDKKYIPYSTTRTKIQGWQPGQKKQE, encoded by the exons ATGAAGGTAGGATTTATAGGTGTCACC ATTCAGCAGTTGGAACAGTGGTCTGAAGATGTACGCTTCGACGAATACGACGGTTGGGCGACCGGATGCAGGTCCGGAGCAACCGGAA GTTGTACAGGAGGAACGATATCTCCGAAAATGAGCAGAAA ACTGGGAACACTCGCTAGCTTGCGAAAGGATGATCACGACAGCGGCGAAGAGTCCGACGGTGGACAACAAAGTTTCTTCGTCGGTGGATCCGAACACAG TGGCCAGCAAGTTTTGGGACCTGAGCGCCCTGATCGTGACAACACCGATATGGTTGAACGCGTGTTCGTCGCGGCAAGACAGCATGGGGCAGAAGCACTCACTGCCAGTGGTATATCATCACAG CATCCACATGGTCATCGTTCGATGGGCGGTGGAGTTCGTCTAGGAGACACTTCTTCGACTCCTCAACTCCCTGTCAATGAATCGAGCAGTGGAGAAAGCGACACGAATGAATCGGATGAA GTCGTTGTAGAGCTTTTCATGTGGGAAAATGGCTTTTCAATTGACGATGGACCACTTCGCTCCTTCGAGGAACCAGAAAATCGCCAGTTTCTAGAAAGCATCATGCAAGG CCGTGTACCAGCTGAACTTCTAGCGGCACATCCTCGTCGTCGTATTGATCTGCGTATGCAAAGACGAAGTGGACCGTACGAACCACCAAAACTGAAGCCTTTCCAG GGGACCGGTGTACGTCTTGGAGCTGTTGTTCCACAGATCGTTTCCTCACCTGCAGCACCTTCGTCCTCGTCACCTACCGACCACG ACAACGTGGCAAAGGCTCAGGATAGTGTGAATCTGGACGTCAATTCTCCAGTAACTCAG GTTCAAATTCGCTTGCCGGATGGTCAGCGCGTTAGTGGAAAGTTCAACCAATCTCACACTGTGTCCGCAATAAGGCATTTTCTTGTTAC GGCGTATCCAGATTTGGCAGCTACAGCTTTCCAGCTAATGACCACTTACCCTAATAAg ATAATCGATGATGAAACCGTAGCTTTAAAGGAGGCTGGTCTTCTaaatgctgttgttgttgtgaaaCTCATACAG ATGTCTTTAAAAGAATGGATGGGCATCGACAAAATGCAGAAATTTATGAGGATTATCAAACAAATGGGAGGTGTGCGAGTTGCGTTGAAGAAACGCTACCT tatggATGTCACTCGTGTGGGAACTCTCGTTGGAACTGACAAGTTTGGCAATAGGTATTACGAAGACAATTCATACTTTATGCCTCGCAACAGATGGGTAGAGTATCCGGACAAG GTATGGCTCGACTATGATCCGTCGCAGATCCCTCCGGAATG gCACCGTTGGCTTCATCACATAGGTGATGACACTCCCACTCAAAACCCaccaaaaaacgaaaagtggGTGCTGCAGCATGAAGAAAATCTAACCATTTTTGA AGACAAGAAGTACATCCCTTATTCGACGACACGCACGAAGATACAAGGTTGGCAACCGGGACAGAAAAAACAGGAATGA
- a CDS encoding hypothetical protein (NECATOR_CHRIV.G13541.T2), producing the protein MSRKLGTLASLRKDDHDSGEESDGGQQSFFVGGSEHSGQQVLGPERPDRDNTDMVERVFVAARQHGAEALTASGISSQHPHGHRSMGGGVRLGDTSSTPQLPVNESSSGESDTNESDEVVVELFMWENGFSIDDGPLRSFEEPENRQFLESIMQGRVPAELLAAHPRRRIDLRMQRRSGPYEPPKLKPFQGTGVRLGAVVPQIVSSPAAPSSSSPTDHDNVAKAQDSVNLDVNSPVTQVQIRLPDGQRVSGKFNQSHTVSAIRHFLVTAYPDLAATAFQLMTTYPNKIIDDETVALKEAGLLNAVVVVKLIQMSLKEWMGIDKMQKFMRIIKQMGGVRVALKKRYLMDVTRVGTLVGTDKFGNRYYEDNSYFMPRNRWVEYPDKVWLDYDPSQIPPEWHRWLHHIGDDTPTQNPPKNEKWVLQHEENLTIFEDKKYIPYSTTRTKIQGWQPGQKKQE; encoded by the exons ATGAGCAGAAA ACTGGGAACACTCGCTAGCTTGCGAAAGGATGATCACGACAGCGGCGAAGAGTCCGACGGTGGACAACAAAGTTTCTTCGTCGGTGGATCCGAACACAG TGGCCAGCAAGTTTTGGGACCTGAGCGCCCTGATCGTGACAACACCGATATGGTTGAACGCGTGTTCGTCGCGGCAAGACAGCATGGGGCAGAAGCACTCACTGCCAGTGGTATATCATCACAG CATCCACATGGTCATCGTTCGATGGGCGGTGGAGTTCGTCTAGGAGACACTTCTTCGACTCCTCAACTCCCTGTCAATGAATCGAGCAGTGGAGAAAGCGACACGAATGAATCGGATGAA GTCGTTGTAGAGCTTTTCATGTGGGAAAATGGCTTTTCAATTGACGATGGACCACTTCGCTCCTTCGAGGAACCAGAAAATCGCCAGTTTCTAGAAAGCATCATGCAAGG CCGTGTACCAGCTGAACTTCTAGCGGCACATCCTCGTCGTCGTATTGATCTGCGTATGCAAAGACGAAGTGGACCGTACGAACCACCAAAACTGAAGCCTTTCCAG GGGACCGGTGTACGTCTTGGAGCTGTTGTTCCACAGATCGTTTCCTCACCTGCAGCACCTTCGTCCTCGTCACCTACCGACCACG ACAACGTGGCAAAGGCTCAGGATAGTGTGAATCTGGACGTCAATTCTCCAGTAACTCAG GTTCAAATTCGCTTGCCGGATGGTCAGCGCGTTAGTGGAAAGTTCAACCAATCTCACACTGTGTCCGCAATAAGGCATTTTCTTGTTAC GGCGTATCCAGATTTGGCAGCTACAGCTTTCCAGCTAATGACCACTTACCCTAATAAg ATAATCGATGATGAAACCGTAGCTTTAAAGGAGGCTGGTCTTCTaaatgctgttgttgttgtgaaaCTCATACAG ATGTCTTTAAAAGAATGGATGGGCATCGACAAAATGCAGAAATTTATGAGGATTATCAAACAAATGGGAGGTGTGCGAGTTGCGTTGAAGAAACGCTACCT tatggATGTCACTCGTGTGGGAACTCTCGTTGGAACTGACAAGTTTGGCAATAGGTATTACGAAGACAATTCATACTTTATGCCTCGCAACAGATGGGTAGAGTATCCGGACAAG GTATGGCTCGACTATGATCCGTCGCAGATCCCTCCGGAATG gCACCGTTGGCTTCATCACATAGGTGATGACACTCCCACTCAAAACCCaccaaaaaacgaaaagtggGTGCTGCAGCATGAAGAAAATCTAACCATTTTTGA AGACAAGAAGTACATCCCTTATTCGACGACACGCACGAAGATACAAGGTTGGCAACCGGGACAGAAAAAACAGGAATGA